The genomic stretch ttcccgTGGAGCTGTGAGATTCGGCCACTTTGGAAGTCCGTGGGTTGCGGGTTGCTCGTGTTTTCCCCCTTGTAGCTTTGCGGTTGGTCTTTTTGACCAACCAATCAGTGCTTTTCTTGTGTTCGGCATGTTTGAATTCGCGGGGACATTGTGAAGCTACCATCTCCTTTCGCTTTTGGTTTTAGCTTTGCCATCTTTTCACTCAGAAACTCTCGTTTGTTTCCAGTCGAGGAGTGATGGACGGGGACATTGACTTTTTTATTTAGAATGTAGTGCATTTGCGCGATATTCTTTGACTGTTTATGCAGATATGTGCACAAGAAGTTCAGTCAGCAGTATAAAGCTACAATAGGTGCTGATTTTGTTACCaaagaactccaaattgatGATAAGCTGGTCACTCTGCAAGTGAGTGTCAAGTTCGAATGGTTGCTTCATCACTGATGAATTAGTCACAGCTGATACTTATCTTTATCATATACGGGGTGTTTTGCAATTTTAGATATGGGACACAGCCGGACAGGAAAGATTTCAGAGCCTCGGGGTTGCATTTTACAGAGGGGCAGACTGCTGCGTCTTAGTATATGATGTGAATGTGATGAAATCGTTTGACACTCTTGATAACTGGCATGATGAGTTTTTGAAGCAGGTTCGTGgtaaatttttccatttttccctctttgatagggtcatttgaCTCATTTCTAACTATAAAAAGCTTAGGTCATGTTCTTCTATTTTCCCCCTGTATGCTATTTACCTTCTCCTGAAGAACTCGACTATATGACTTCTTATTTGAACCATCATGTTATATAcaagctccctctctctctctctctctctgtggttaTGCAGTCGACATAACATGGTTTTTATTACTATTATCATATCAGGCGAACCCAGCAGACCCCAGGATTTTTCCTTTCATATTACTGGGAAATAAGATTGACATAGATGGTGGCAATAGTCGTGTGGTAAGCAATTGTAGTTGCACTTCTGGCTGAATTCATTCCTTCCTGCTCCTTTGCTCAGAGATAGCTTCTGTAGGTTTCCGAGAAGAAAGCTAGGGATTGGTGTGCCTCGAAAGGGAACATACCTTACTTTGAGACATCTGCTAAGGAGGACTACAATGTTGATGCCTCGTTTTTGTGTATTGCTAAAGCTGCTCTTGCTAATGATCATGAACATGACATGTAAGTATAACTTGTTTACTCATGTCATATGCCATTGATTAATTCTGGTTTCTGTGGTCATCTATCACTTCAGATTCATTCAATGTGATATTATTACATTGGAGAACAATGACTGTAACTCTAGATccaggaattcaccatttgatttttttgagcACCAATAAGCAGGAAAACTTTGTGATGTTCTTATTGttaaatatatgaaattaagtgGAAAGGAGAAGTCCTCTGTGAGGAACTACAAAACTTATCTTCCAAGTTCTCTGGGGAGGAGAAGAAAGTAGGTAATCTGGgagtttgtgataaattaaaTAAGGATAACCAAAGATGCTCTGTTAGCTTTGTCAATTTCACTGAAACACATACAATCGTAAAATGATAAACAGATCTAATTTCAAGCTACGCTTATGATTTAAATCTTCTAATTGCTGCTACAGCCTTGAGCCACTTATGTTTGGCTAATGGAAATACATAGGTAAGTTATGTCATATGCGGTATATCGTCAAAAATATGTTAGGCTTTGGATTTTTAAAGGAATCTTTATGGGGATTTCTCTAATAAGGTaaattgaaattcttttttttttcttttttttttaagccttATCAATGGAATTGGAATCATATGACTTGTAGATGCAGTAATCTCTGGCGTGGACATCTTACTGAATGATAAGGAATTGTCCTTCCATTTGTGATATAAATACAGAGTGCAACTTGGACTGTAGATAGTTAATCTGAAAGAGCTGTACATTGTGATTGTCATTATGGATAAAAGTTTTGGAGTGTTCATCAATCTTCGagtttttatcatttttctccAATTCATATTTCTCTGCTCTCTTTCTAATATGTACTAGGTTACTAGGTACTTATGTTTTATACTTCCTCTGTACTTCATTTGATTCTCTGATTCACTGTCCTTTTCCAGGATTTCTTTCTCTTGACTCTGCAAATGTTAAAGATTTTCTCTGCTCTGCAAACACAATCTGGTTTTTCAAATAATTGGAGTATTATTGATGGCACTGTACAGGTGTAATTGTTTTTACAAGGTCAATTTGAGTTtaatcaattaatcaaaacGAAATTTCTTTTTGAGCTGTAAGGTGAAACAAGAGCAATTTTTAGGTCTAGGACACAAGAAAAGATGATGCATGTGATGGAAGATATCATCAGATGTCCATCAATGCAATTAAACATGCATGCAGGTGCCATTTCGGGGCTATCGTGACAACACAAGGAGATCAAAATTCTTTTAACGATGTGATACAAAGTGTAGCATGATACTGCACAATTTGAAAGATCCATTTGTAACTTTTCTTAATTTGTCGAACAAGTTGCTTGAAGTGCTGAGTTCAATGGAATCTTCAATGAGAATgttatgtttatgattttccctTAACCATTTACATGGGATGTATTATACTTGCTCATCTTTCATTAAATGTTGGTTGATTTCTATGAAAATGCTGCAACGTTTTATCATCAACTCTCTTTGCTTTGTGGTGATCCTTCAAAATTGCTTGCAGATATTTCCAGGGCATCCCTGATGCTGTTTCAGACTCAGAGCAAAGAGGCGGATGCGCATGCTGATCGAGAATGACTTGAAAAGAGTATTATAAATTTTCTGTGATAGCAGAATTCCTTCATTTTTTGGGATTCTGTTGATACCTCCTGCCATTCCACACCCTCGGCAACTAATTTTCTCGACCAAGATATCCTGCATTGGATGCCCTAGCTTTTGATTCCAAAATGTGTAGAATCTCGGCTGCTTGTTCTTTTTGGTTGCAATCCGAAACAGTATGTTTGAATTTGGTGTATTGGTTTAACCCTTTTTTGCCAGCGAGATGCCTTTTGATTCAATGGGGAATCATTATTGAATTGTATTCTATGCTGTTATGATGAGATTATTGGTCATTTGTACTCGTTAAGTATACATGACCAGGAATTGTTTGATGCTGGCTGCTGATGCTGCACAAAAGGATTACTTAAGAACTGAGATAAAAAGTAGTTTGGTTTGATTTCTTGTTGCAGATCTCGTGGAACTTACCATTTCACTTTTATCTAATGTGAAATGCTAAAGGATATTGATATGCAAAACTGTATGAATTTAAcataaaaattaccaaagaagtcttaatttttttgcaattatgctGATTctattttatactttttttgtttttggccaattgaattttaaatcttttgtaattatgtcaattcaatccattaggCAAATGGTGCAGCAAATTTTGAATAATagtttagtatttttttgaatttataattaattttgttgctgttcttttcctttttgtttgggGGAGGTTGCTAGCCACTGGAGAAGCCATGAGGGTCGCGAGCCCTAACCCTTGGCCGGCAGAGGCTGCTGGcctaaatcaaaaagaaaagaaaagcaaaggaaaagaaaaaaattaataaaaaaattacaaaatattgtttaaaaaatttgtcacgtTAACGACAGTGGAGCCATGTTAGTGTCTTTTGGCcaaataaattgaattaatataattataaaaaggtttaggttTCAATCAGTGCATAATTATAAAAAGGTAATTCTCCCTGAATTTAACATACATTTGACATTTTCAAACTTCCGAAGGTTAAGCCCTCCACGGTGATAGCTTTGCAAGGAACAAAGGGTCCAGTCGCTCGTGAGACACTCCATTAGAGTAAGTTGTATAAGCTCAGGAAGGTAGTTCAATTGCTAAGTGAAGACGATCGTGCTGCATGGACAAACACGTTATGCAGGACGactcaaaagtaaaaagaacaagaaatcaATGACGGACATGTTGTAGCTTAGGAAGCTGTGGGAAGGACTTGGATTGCGTGTCTTACGCTACGTCGAGCCATTCTTTCCCCGGCTAGTAGATAGGATCCCTTAGGCCCCTCCATTCTCAGCTGATATAAGAACAGCCATCCATGTAGAAGTGCCAGGCAGCCGGATGTTTCGTGACAATGCTAACCTCATTTTGC from Rhodamnia argentea isolate NSW1041297 chromosome 2, ASM2092103v1, whole genome shotgun sequence encodes the following:
- the LOC115750698 gene encoding ras-related protein Rab7 isoform X2, whose product is MSLRRRTLLKVIVLGDSGVGKTSLMNQYVHKKFSQQYKATIGADFVTKELQIDDKLVTLQIWDTAGQERFQSLGVAFYRGADCCVLVYDVNVMKSFDTLDNWHDEFLKQVSEKKARDWCASKGNIPYFETSAKEDYNVDASFLCIAKAALANDHEHDIYFQGIPDAVSDSEQRGGCAC
- the LOC115750698 gene encoding ras-related protein Rab7 isoform X1; protein product: MSLRRRTLLKVIVLGDSGVGKTSLMNQYVHKKFSQQYKATIGADFVTKELQIDDKLVTLQIWDTAGQERFQSLGVAFYRGADCCVLVYDVNVMKSFDTLDNWHDEFLKQANPADPRIFPFILLGNKIDIDGGNSRVVSEKKARDWCASKGNIPYFETSAKEDYNVDASFLCIAKAALANDHEHDIYFQGIPDAVSDSEQRGGCAC